GGATAGAATTCTCTACAGATATCAACAGCGTAATGTACGCGTATATCGATAGAAAGAAAAAATTACCTGTAACAACTTTATTCCGTGCAATCGGATTCGAAAGAGATAAAGACATCCTTGAGATCTTCGACTTAGCTGAAGAAATTAAAGTTTCTAAAACTGGTATTAAAAAATATATTGGAAGAAGACTTGCTGCGCGTGTTTTGAACACATGGCATGAGGATTTCGTTGACGAGGATACTGGAGAGGTAGTTTCTATCGAGCGTAACGAAATCATCCTTGATCGTGATACTATTATCGACAAAGATAATGTTGAAGAGATCATCGATTCTAACGTAAAATCTATTTTGTTACACAAAGAGGATAACAACCAAGCAGATTATGCTATTATCCACAATACGTTACAAAAAGATCCAACAAACTCTGAAAAAGAAGCTGTTGAGCACATTTACCGTCAGTTGCGTAACGCTGAACCGCCTGATGAGGAAACTGCTCGTGGTATTATAGATAAATTGTTCTTTTCTGACCAACGTTACAACTTAGGTGAAGTAGGTCGTTACAGAATGAACAAGAAATTGAATTTAGATATCCCTATGGATAAGCAAGTGCTTACCAAAGAAGATATCATTACAATTGTAAAATATTTGATCGAGTTGATCAACTCTAAAGCAGAGATTGATGATATTGATCACTTATCAAACCGTCGTGTTAGAACAGTTGGAGAACAATTGTCACAACAATTCGGTGTTGGTTTAGCACGTATGGCTAGAACTATTCGTGAGAGAATGAACGTTAGAGATAACGAGGTGTTTACACCAATCGATTTGATCAATGCTAAAACATTATCATCGGTTATCAACTCTTTCTTTGGTACTAACCAGTTGTCTCAATTTATGGATCAAACGAATCCATTAGCTGAGATTACACACAAAAGAAGATTATCTGCACTTGGACCAGGTGGACTTTCGAGAGAGAGAGCTGGTTTCGAGGTTCGTGACGTTCACTATACGCACTACGGACGTTTATGTCCGATTGAAACTCCAGAGGGACCAAACATTGGTTTGATTTCATCTCTTGGTGTTTACGCGAAAGTAAACGGAATGGGATTCATCGAAACACCTTACCGTAAAGTTACTAACGGTGTAGTTGATTTAGAAAGTACTCCGGTTTATTTGAGTGCTGAAGAAGAAGAAGGTAAAATGATTGCTCAGGCAAACATTGAAATGGATGAAAATGGTAAAATTACGGCTAGCAATGTTATTGCTCGTGAGGAAGGTGACTTCCCGGTTGTTGAGCCAAATGTAGTTCATTATACAGACGTTGCTCCTAACCAGATCGCTTCGATTTCTGCATCTTTAATTCCTTTCCTGGAGCATGATGATGCGAACCGTGCGTTGATGGGATCTAACATGATGCGTCAGGCGGTTCCTTTGATTCGTCCTGAAGCGCCGATTGTTGGTACAGGTTTAGAGCGTCAGGTAGCTTCAGATTCAAGAGTATTAATCAATGCTGAAGGGCATGGAACTGTTGAATACGTTGATGCTAACATTATTACTATTAAATACGATCGTACAGAAGACGAAAGAATGGTTAGTTTTGATGCTGATGAGAAAACATACAACTTAATTAAATTTAGAAAAACCAATCAGGGTACTAGTATTAACCTGAAACCAATCGTAAGAAAAGGTGACAGAGTTGTTCCTGGACAAGTATTGTCTGAAGGATATGCTACTCAAAATGGTGAATTAGCTTTAGGTAGAAACTTAAAAGTTGCGTTCATGCCATGGAAAGGGTACAACTTCGAGGATGCGATTGTAATTTCTGAAAAAGTAGTTCGTGATGATATTTTTACTTCTATCCACGTTGATGATTATTCATTAGAGGTTAGAGATACTAAGTTAGGAAACGAAGAGTTAACAAACGATATTCCTAACGTTTCTGAAGAAGCTACTAAAGATTTAGATGAAAACGGTATGATCAGAATTGGAGCAGAGGTTAAGCCTGGTGACATTTTGATCGGAAAAATTACACCAAAAGGAGAATCAGATCCAACTCCAGAGGAGAAATTGCTTCGTGCAATCTTCGGGGATAAAGCTGGTGATGTAAAAGATGCTTCATTAAAAGCTTCTCCATCTTTACATGGTGTAGTTCTTGACAAAAAATTATTTGCAAGAGCCGTTAAAGATAAACGTAAACGTACTCAGGATAAAGATGCTTTAGGAGCTCTTGAAATGGAGTTTGAAACTAAATTTGTTGAATTAAAAGACAGATTGGTTGAGAAATTATTCCTGATCGTGAACGGAAAAACATCTCAAGGTGTAATGAACGATTTGGGTGAAGAAGTTTTACCAAAAGGTAAAAAATACACTCAAAAAATGCTTTACGCAGTAGAAGATTTTGCTCACTTAAGCAAAGGTCAATGGGTTGCTGATGATGCTACTAATAAAATGGTTAATGATTTAATTCATAACTATAAAATTAAGCTGAACGACTTACAAGGAGCTTTAAGAAGAGAGAAATTCACTATTACAGTTGGAGATGAATTACCATCTGGTATCTTGAAATTAGCTAAGATTTATATTGCTAAGAAACGTAAGTTGAAAGTAGGGGATAAAATGGCGGGTCGTCACGGTAACAAAGGTATTGTTGCAAGAATCGTTCGTCATGAAGATATGCCTTTCTTAGAAGACGGAACACCAGTAGATATCGTATTGAATCCACTTGGGGTACCTTCACGTATGAATATTGGTCAGATTTATGAGACTGTTCTTGGATGGGCTGGTATGAACTTGGGTAGAAAATTTGCTACTCCAATTTTTGATGGTGCTTCTTTAGATCAAATCAATGCTTTGACAGATGAAGCGAACGTACCACGTTTCGGACATACTTATCTTTATGATGGTGGAACTGGGGAGCGTTTTGCACAAAAAGCAACTGTGGGTGTAATTTACATGCTTAAATTAGGACACATGGTTGATGATAAGATGCACGCACGTTCTATCGGACCATACTCATTGATTACGCAACAGCCACTTGGAGGTAAGGCTCAATTTGGAGGTCAGCGTTTTGGAGAGATGGAGGTTTGGGCACTTGAGGCTTATGGAGCTTCTAGTACACTACGTGAAATCTTAACTGTTAAGTCTGATGACGTTATTGGTAGAGCAAAAACTTACGAGGCTATCGTTAAGGGTGAAACTATGCCAGAACCAGGTTTACCAGAATCATTCAATGTATTAATGCACGAATTGAAAGGTCTTGGATTGGATCTTCGTTTGGAAGAATAAATAAAAGTTTTGTAGTCAGTCTCATTTATTAATGGGACTGATTACTCATTTATATCAGTTTTTAAAGATTTATACCCGTAACCCGTTCCGATTTTTTATAACAATGCAAGCCATTTTATAACTAGCACTTCAAATAACAGTTTGAGGTTTAGAGAAGTAACCCGAGGTAGTAGCGAATGATTAACTCTTTTCTTTTAAAGAGTAGATTATAAATCTAAAATCAATTTTTTAATTGCAATAAATCAATAGTAAAAACTATGATGAATAACAGAAACAATAAAGATAAGAATCCAGTAAAAAGATTTAACAAAATCTCTATTGGATTGGCTTCACCAGAATCTATCTTGAAAGAATCAAGAGGAGAGGTTTTAAAGCCAGAAACTATTAACTATAGAACGCACAAACCAGAGCGTGACGGACTTTTCTGCGAAAGAATCTTCGGACCAGTAAAAGATTTCGAATGTGCTTGTGGTAAGTATAAAAGAATTCGTTACAAAGGTATCATCTGTGACCGTTGTGGTGTTGAAGTTACTGAGAAAAAAGTACGTCGTGACAGAGTAGGACACATCAACCTTGTTGTGCCAATTGCTCACATCTGGTATTTCCGTTCTCTTCCAAACAAAATTGGGTATATCCTTGGTCTTCCATCTAAGAAATTAGATATGATTATTTACTACGAAAGATACGTAGTAATCCAGGCTGGTATTGCTAAAAATGCAGATGGAGAATCTTTACAAAGATTAGATTTCTTAACTGAAGAAGAATACTTAAACATTTTAGATACTCTTCCACAGGAAAACCAATATTTAGATGATTTAGATCCTAATAAATTTGTTGCCAAAATGGGAGCAGAGTGTATTATGGATTTATTAGCTCGTATTGACTTAGATGCTTTATCTTATGAATTAAGACATAGCGCTAACAATGAGACTTCTAAACAAAGAAAAACTGAAGCTTTAAAAAGATTACAAGTTGTGGAGTCTTTCCGTGAGTCTAACTTAAACCGCGAAAACCGTCCAGAATGGATGATTATGAAAGTGGTTCCAGTTATTCCACCAGAATTACGTCCACTTGTGCCACTTGATGGAGGTCGTTTTGCAACTTCAGATTTGAACGATTTATATCGTCGTGTAATCATCCGTAACAACCGTTTGAAAAGATTAATGGAGATTAAAGCTCCAGAAGTTATCTTAAGAAACGAAAAACGTATGCTACAGGAATCTGTAGATTCATTATTCGATAACACACGTAAAGCTTCTGCTGTTAAAACAGAATCAAACAGACCATTAAAATCATTATCTGACTCTTTAAAAGGTAAACAAGGACGTTTCCGTCAAAACCTTTTAGGAAAACGTGTGGATTATTCTGCTCGTTCGGTAATTGTCGTTGGTCCTGAGTTAAAATTATATGAGTGCGGATTGCCAAAAGATATGGCATCTGAGTTATATAAACCTTTCGTTATCCGTAAATTGATTGAAAGAGGTATTGTTAAAACAGTAAAATCTGCTAAGAAAATCATTGACAAAAAAGAGCCAGTAGTTTGGGATATCCTTGAAAACGTAATTAAAGGTCACCCGGTATTACTTAACCGTGCTCCTACTTTGCACAGACTTGGTATTCAGGCATTCCAGCCAAAATTAATTGAAGGAAAAGCGATCCAGTTACACCCATTAGTATGTACGGCTTTCAACGCCGATTTCGATGGTGACCAGATGGCTGTTCACTTACCATTAGGACCAGAGGCTATTTTAGAAGCACAATTATTAATGTTGGCTTCTCACAATATCCTGAACCCTGCAAATGGTGCTCCAATTACTGTACCTTCTCAGGACATGGTCTTGGGTCTATATTACATGACTAAAGAGCGTATTTCTACAGAAGATCACAAAATTTTAGGTCAGGATTTAACTTTCTATTCTGCTGAAGAAGTAAATATTGCATTAAACGAAGGAAGATTAGAATTAAATGCTCGTGTAAAAATCCGTGCAAAAGATTTTAATGAAAACGGAGAGCTAGTGTACAAAATCATCCAAACAACTGCAGGACGTGTATTATTTAACGAAGTAGTACCTGAAGCAGCTGGATATATCAACGACGTATTAACTAAGAAAAACCTTAGAGATATTATTGGACACATTTTAAGTGTGACTGATGTACCTACAACGGCAGCTTTCTTGGATAATATGAAAGATATGGGCTATAAATTCGCATTTAGAGGAGGTTTATCATTCTCTTTAGGTGATATTAGAATCCCAGAACAAAAAACTAAATTGATTGCAGATGCCAGAGAACAAGTTGAAGGTATCTCAACCAACTATAACATGGGTCTTATTACCAATAACGAGCGTTACAACCAGGTTATTGACGTATGGACTTCTGCGAATGCACAGCTTACTGAGTTAGCAATGAAAAATATTAGAGAAGACCAGCAAGGTTTCAACTCTGTATATATGATGCTTGACTCTGGAGCGAGGGGTTCTAAGGAGCAGATTCGTCAGTTAACAGGTATGCGTGGTTTGATGGCTAAGCCTAAAAAATCTACTGCCGGTGGTGGTGAGATTATTGAAAACCCGATTCTTTCTAACTTTAAGGAAGGTCTTTCAATCCTTGAGTACTTCATTTCTACTCACGGTGCTCGTAAAGGTCTTGCGGATACAGCTCTTAAAACAGCCGATGCTGGTTACTTGACAAGAAGACTTCATGACGTTTCTCAAGATGTTATTGTTAACATCGAGGATTGTGGAACTCTTAGAGGTGTTGAAGTATCTGCATTGAAGAAAAATGAGGAAATCGTTGAATCATTAGGAGAGAGAATTTTAGGACGTGTTGCATTACAAGACGTTATTAATCCTCTTACTAACGAAGTAATGGTTAAATCTGGAGAGCAAATCACTGAATCAATCATGAGAACAATAGAAGCTTCTCCAGTTGAAAAAGTAGAGGTTAGATCTCCATTAACTTGTGAAGCTACAAAAGGTATTTGTGCTAAATGTTACGGTAGAAACTTAGCTACTGGTAAGATGACACAAAGAGGTGAAGCTGTCGGAGTTATTGCAGCTCAGTCTATTGGTGAGCCAGGTACACAGTTAACACTTCGTACGTTCCACGTTGGAGGGGTTGCCGGAGGAATTTCTGAAGAATCTAGTATTGTTACAAGATTTAACGGTAGATTAGAAATTGAAGATTTAAAAACAGTAAAAGGAGAAGACAGCGAAGGAAACTCTGTTGATATCGTGGTTTCACGTTCAACTGAATTGAAATTGGTTGACGAGAAAACAGGAATTGTTTTAAATACGCATAACATTCCTTACGGATCTAGTATTTTTGTTAATGATGGAGATACTGTTGCAAAAGGAACTGTAATCTGTAAATGGGATCCATATAATGGTGTAATTGTTTCTGAATTTACTGGTAAGATTGCTTACGAAGATTTAGAGCAAGGACAAACATTCATGGTTGAAATTGATGAGCAGACAGGTTTCCAGGAAAAAGTAATTTCTGAAGCCAGAAACAAAAAATTAATCCCAACTTTATTGGTTTACGGTAAAGAAGGTGAATTGATTCGTTCATACAACTTACCGGTTGGAGCTCACTTGATGGTTGAGAATGGCGAGAAAATTAAGGCTGGTAAAGTCTTGGTTAAAATTCCGCGTCGTTCTTCAAAATCTGGGGATATTACAGGAGGTTTACCAAGAATTACAGAGCTGTTAGAAGCTCGTAATCCTTCTAACCCAGCTGTAGTTTCTGAGATAGATGGTGTTGTTTCTTTTGGAAAAATCAAAAGAGGTAATCGTGAGATCGTTATCGAATCTAAATTTGGTGATGTTAGAAAATATCTTGTAAAATTATCAAGTCAAATCCTTGTTCAGGAAAATGACTTTGTAAGAGCCGGTGTTCCATTGTCTGATGGTGCTATTACTCCGGATGATATCTTAAGAATTCAGGGACCTGCTGCTGTTCAACAGTACTTGGTAAATGAAATTCAGGAAGTTTACCGTTTACAAGGGGTAAAAATCAACGACAAGCACTTTGAAGTTGTTATTCGTCAGATGATGCGTAAAGTAAGGGTTCAGGATCCTGGAGATACTTTATTCTTAGAAGACCAATTGATTCATACTAAAGACTTTATTGTTCAAAATGATAAGTTATATGGAATGAAAGTGGTTGAAGATGCCGGAGATTCTTCTGTATTGAAACCAGGTCAGATTATTACACCTCGTGAATTGCGTGATGAAAATTCATTATTGAAACGAAATGATAGAAATCTTGTAGTAGCAAGAGACGTAATTACAGCAACTGCAACGCCAGTTTTACAAGGTATTACAAGAGCTTCGTTACAAACTAAATCATTTATTTCTGCGGCTTCATTCCAGGAGACAACGAAAGTACTTAACGAAGCTGCAGTAGCTGGTAAAGTAGATGACTTAGAAGGATTAAAAGAAAATGTAATTGTTGGTCACAGAATTCCTGCGGGAACTGGTATGAGAGAATACGATAATACTATTGTAGGATCTAAAGACGATTACAATGAAATGATGGCAAATAAAGAAGAGTATATTTATTAATTCTTATCAATTCCCTCTTTTTCAAAAGAGGGAAATTGAAAAAATATTCAAGTTATGAGTAATCCGAAACAACAAGAGCAAATTAATATTGAGTTAGACGAAACTATTGCAGAAGGAATTTATTCCAACCTTGCAATCATCAATCACTCATCATCTGAATTTGTTTTAGATTTTGTAAATATTATGCCGGGTACTCCTAAAGCAAAAGTAAAGTCAAGAATTGTACTGACGCCACAACATGCTAAAAGATTATTAAGAGCTATTGGTGAAAACATTCATCGCTTTGAAGCAGCTCATGGCGAAATCAAAGAAACTGAACAAGCGCCAATTCCGCTTAATTTTGGTCCGGCAGGACAAGCATAAAGTTTTAAAGCTCCAGAAATGGAGCTTTTTTTATTGATAAATTCATAAAAAGTGTATTTTGTCTGATTTAATTTACTTTCAACGAATATGTTTTAATACATTGTTTTTTAATTCTAATTTTGACTTAACATAAAATAAAGAAAATTAATTTTTCCAATAAAAAGTTAATTTAATACTATTAAAAAAGCGCCAACTTTGAAAAGTTGGCGCTTTTTGATTATATAAGACGATCACATATTTATTCAAATTCAGATGTAAAAAATAATTTTACATTTGGATATTTGCTTTGGGTCATTTGAATTGTAAAGTCAGAATCGGCTAAAAATACTAATTGTCCATATTTGTCATGAGCCAGAAATTTTTGTTTGATTCTTTTAAATTCTTTAAACTCTTCACTTTTAGGATCATTCGGTTTTACCCAACATGCTTTGTGAACAGGGAAATTTTCATAGGTACATTTAGCACCGTATTCATGCTCTAAACGGTATTGGATAACTTCATATTGTAGTGCGCCAACAGTACCGATAATCTTACGATTATTCATTTCTAATGTAAATAATTGCGCTACACCTTCATCCATTAACTGATCAATTCCTTTATCCAATTGTTTTGCTTTCATTGGATCTGCATTGTTGATATATCTAAAGTGTTCAGGAGAGAAGCTTGGAATTCCTTTGAAACTCATTAATTCTCCTTCAGTCAAAGTATCACCAATTTTAAAATTCCCTGTATCATGAAGACCAACAATATCTCCCGGATAAGAAATATCTACGATTTCTTTTTTCTCTGCAAAAAAAGCATTTGGGCTGGAAAATTTTAAATTTTTCTTCTGACGAACATGGTAATATGGTTTGTTTCTTTCGAATGTTCCGGAAACAATTTTAATAAAAGCTAATCGGTCACGGTGTTTTGGATCCATATTTGCATGGATTTTGAAAACAAAACCAGACATTTTTTCTTCAGCAGGATCAACCAAACGGGTTTCAGAATCCTTTGGTCTTGGTGATGGTGCGATTGTAACGAAACAATCCAACAACTCGCGAACTCCAAAATTGTTTAACGCAGAGCCAAAAAATACAGGCTGAATTTTTCCGTCTAAATAATCCTGGCGATCAAATTTTGGATAGACTTCATCAATTAATTCTAATTCTTCACGAAGTTTTTCTGCAGCTTTCTGACCAACAATTTTATCTAGTTCCGGATTGTTTTGTACATCAGAAAAAGCAATTGTTTCTTCAATATTTTTACGGCTGTCCCCACTAAAAAGATTGATGTTTTCTTCCCATAAATTATAAATTCCCTGAAAATCATATCCCATTCCGATAGGGAAACTTAGAGGTGTAACTTTTAATCCTAACTTTTGTTCTACTTCATCCATCAAATCAAAAGCATCTTTACCTTCACGGTCTAATTTGTTGATGAAAACAATCATTGGAATGTTTCTCATTCTACAAACTGCAACCAGTTTTTCAGTTTGTTCCTCGACCCCTTTTGCAACGTCAATTACAACAATGACACTGTCTACAGCTGTTAATGTTCTAAAAGTATCTTCGGCAAAATCCTTGTGTCCAGGCGTATCAAGAATGTTGATTTTTTTGTCTTTATAATTAAAAGCAAGAACAGATGTTGAAACCGAAATACCTCTTTGGCGTTCGATTTCCATGAAATCACTTGTGGCTCCTTTTTTAATTTTATTATTTTTTACGGCGCCTGCTTCCTGGATTGCACCTCCAAAAAGTAATAATTTTTCTGTCAATGTTGTTTTACCGGCATCAGGATGCGAGATAATTCCAAAAGTTCTTCTGCGTTGTATTTCTTTTAAAAAGCTCATATTTTATATAAATAGGTTGCAAAAGTACTATTAATTAATGCTATTTAAAAATAAATGCCATTCAGTTTGGTTTAGATGATTTCGTTTTTTTGTTATTTATATTACTCAAATTAATAAGTTGTTTTAATTTATCAGGGTTGTGTATAATTTTTTGTTAATAGTATAGCAGATAGTTGGATTGTGTAATTGAATTGTTATTTTTGTTCGTTATAAGTTGTGGAAACCAGATGCAGTTTTTTCTATTTCTATAATTTTGAAATATTTATTAATTATTTCAGTTTTAAAGAAAACACTAAATAAAGCCTTACATTCAAATTAAATTTAAAATAATGTTATTAAAAAAATTACAGCTAAAAACTATTGATTGCAGGTTAGTACTGACAATATGTTTTTTACTTTTTTTCAGCTCGATTATTTCTGCTCAGGAAGTTATTAAGGATGTTGTAGCTGAGAAACCGGCTGATAAAGCTTCAATCAACAAACAAAAGGTAGATGGTATTATTGCCACGGTTGGGGATTATATTGTTTTAGACTCAGATATTGATAAAGGGTATCTTGAAATTACTTCTCAGGGCGGTTCGGTAAAGGATATTACCAGATGTCAGATGTTAGGGAAGCTTTTGGAAGATAAATTGTATGCACATCAGGCAATTCAGGACAGTATTATTGTTAGTGATGCCGAAGTAAAAAGCATGATGGATGAAAGGCTTACTTACATGATGAGACAGACTGGTGGGGATATCAATAAAATTGTAGAATTTTACAAAAAGAGTTCAGTTGAGGAATTTAAAACATATTTTGCAGATATATTAAAAGAGCAAAAATTATCTTCTGAAATGCAGAAAAAGATTGTTGATGCAGTTGAAATAACGCCAGAAGAGGTTCGTAATTTCTTTAAAAAGATACCAAAAGATGAATTGCCTACTTTTGGAGCTGAAATGGAGGTAGCCCAAATAGTGGTAGAACCTAAAGTCTCAAAAGAAGACAAGCAAAAAGTGATTGACAGATTGAATTCTATTCGAAAAGATGTTTTAGAAGGTTCAAGTTTTGCTACAAAAGCTGTACTGTATTCTCAGGATCCGGGGTCTTCACCTAATGGAGGTTATTATAAAATGACCAGAAAAACACCTTTTGTCAAGGAATTTAAAGATGTCGCTTTTAGTTTAGCGGAAGGGGAAATTTCAGATCCTTTTGAAACACAATACGGATACCACATTATAATGGTTGATAAAATAAAAGGGCAAGAAGTAGAATTGCGTCATATTTTAATTTCGCCAACAGTTTCAGAAACAGCTTTAAAAGAAGCAAAAGAAAGAATTACAAACATCAGAAATAAGATTGTAAATAAGGAAATTTCTTTTGCAGATGCTGCCAGAACTGAATCTGATCAAAAAGAAACAAGAGCCAACGGAGGTACTTTAGTTAATCCAAATACTCAGGATACGCGTTTTGAACTTACAAAAATGGATGCAACGTTATACAGTCAGGTTTCAAATTTAAAAGACAATGAAGTATCTCAGCCACTTTTGGATACAGATGATAAAGGGAAAAAAACATATAAATTAATTACTGTAACAAACAGAATTGATTCTCACGTTGCAGATTATGCAAAAGATTACACTAAAATCAAAGAATTAGCATTAAAAGAAAAACAAATCAATGCCATTGCAAAATGGTTTGATACAAAAATCAAAGACACCTATATTAAGATTATTGGCGAATACAGAGATTGTACCTTTACTAATAATTGGTTGAAAAAATAATTTTTATTAAATAAAGAAAAGAGTTAGTTTTATGAATTCATAGAGCTAACTCTTTTTAATTTAAAATATATTCATAAATGTCTGACGTAGCAGCAATTCATAATTTAGTTCAAAAAAGAAACGAATTAAAAACCGAGATAGCAAAAATCATTGTAGGGCAGGATGCCGTTGTAGATCAAATTTTACTTTGCATATTTTCAGGAGGACACGCACTTTTAATTGGGGTTCCTGGTTTGGCGAAAACTTTAATGATTAATACTTTGTCTCAGGCTTTGGGGCTGGATTTTAAAAGAATTCAGTTTACACCGGATTTAATGCCTTCGGATATTTTAGGAAGTGAAATTCTGGATGAAAACCGACAGTTTAAGTTTATCAAAGGACCGATTTTTTCCAACATCATTCTAGCTGATGAGATCAACAGAACTCCACCAAAAACTCAGGCTGCATTATTAGAAGCAATGCAGGAACGGTCTGTAACAATTGCTGGGCATAACTATAAATTAGATTTACCTTATTTTGTATTGGCGACCCAAAACCCAATTGAGCAGGAAGGAACATATCCTTTACCGGAAGCTCAGTTAGACCGTTTTATGTTTGCTATAAAATTAGAATATCCAACATTCGAAGAAGAAGTTCAGGTTGTTAAACAAACTACTTCAGATGTGAAAACTAAAATAAATCCGTTGTTTACAGCTCAGGAGATAATAGACTTCCAGCATTTGATCCGTAGAATTCCAGTAGCAGATAATGTCATTGAATATGCAGTGACACTTGTTAGTAAAACACGTCCTGATAATAGCCTGACTAATGATTTTGTTAAAAATTATCTGGATTGGGGAGCAGGCCCAAGAGCTTCTCAAAATTTAATTTTAGCAGCCAAAGCACATGCTGCTTTTAACGGCAAATTTTCACCCGATATTGAAGATGTAAAAGCAGTGGCAACCGGAATCTTACGTCACAGGATTATCAAAAATTATAAAGCAGATGCAGAAGGAATTACAGAAGAAGTAATTATCCAGAAGTTGATGTAAGTAAGATTTAGATTGCATTACTAGCCATGCTGACCAAATCAGTTTGGCTTTTTTGTATGTGAAAATTTCGGATTTTAAATAAGTAGTTTTACTTATAAGAAGAAGCTGGTGATTAAAACTATAACGTTATAAATACTTATTTAGAAGATTTCTTCTTTAAAATAGAAGTGAAAACTGATTTTCTTTATAACATTAAATTTTTACTTTGTTAAAGAAAAGTTTTTAAATTATTGATAATTTATTTTTCGATCCGAAAAATGATTTTTTATCAGTTTTTAAGGCTGATAATTGTTTTTTTGCAATAATAATTTTTAAAAAAGCGCCATACATTATATTTTTTTTAATTCTCAGCTTTAATTCCTAAATTTGCGTGCAAAAAAAATAAAAATACCTATTTATAAAGACTTCTATTATGAATATTTACAAGGATTACATTCAAGAGATTGAAGAAAGAAAAGCCCAGGGTCTTCATCCGAAGCCTATTGATGGTGCGGAATTACTAAGCGAAATCATTGCGCAAATTAAAGATTTAAATAATGAACACAGAGAGGACTCTCTTAAGTTTTTTATTTACAACACTTTGCCTGGGACCACCAGTGCAGCAGGTGAGAAAGCTAAGTTTTTAAAAGAAATCATTCTTGGTGAATCTGAAGTAAAAGAAATTACACCTGCTTTTGCCTTCGAATTATTGTCACATATGAAAGGGGGACCTTCTATTGAAGTACTTCTTGATTTAGCTTTAGGTAGTG
The Flavobacterium flavigenum genome window above contains:
- the rpoB gene encoding DNA-directed RNA polymerase subunit beta; translation: MITNQTERLNFASTKNIPQYPDFLDVQVKSFKDFFQLETKSDERGDEGLYNTFMENFPITDTRNNFVLEFLDYFVDPPRYTIQECIERGLTYSVPLKARLKLYCTDPEHEDFETIVQDVYLGTIPYMTPSGTFVINGAERVVVSQLHRSPGVFFGQSFHANGTKLYSARVIPFKGSWIEFSTDINSVMYAYIDRKKKLPVTTLFRAIGFERDKDILEIFDLAEEIKVSKTGIKKYIGRRLAARVLNTWHEDFVDEDTGEVVSIERNEIILDRDTIIDKDNVEEIIDSNVKSILLHKEDNNQADYAIIHNTLQKDPTNSEKEAVEHIYRQLRNAEPPDEETARGIIDKLFFSDQRYNLGEVGRYRMNKKLNLDIPMDKQVLTKEDIITIVKYLIELINSKAEIDDIDHLSNRRVRTVGEQLSQQFGVGLARMARTIRERMNVRDNEVFTPIDLINAKTLSSVINSFFGTNQLSQFMDQTNPLAEITHKRRLSALGPGGLSRERAGFEVRDVHYTHYGRLCPIETPEGPNIGLISSLGVYAKVNGMGFIETPYRKVTNGVVDLESTPVYLSAEEEEGKMIAQANIEMDENGKITASNVIAREEGDFPVVEPNVVHYTDVAPNQIASISASLIPFLEHDDANRALMGSNMMRQAVPLIRPEAPIVGTGLERQVASDSRVLINAEGHGTVEYVDANIITIKYDRTEDERMVSFDADEKTYNLIKFRKTNQGTSINLKPIVRKGDRVVPGQVLSEGYATQNGELALGRNLKVAFMPWKGYNFEDAIVISEKVVRDDIFTSIHVDDYSLEVRDTKLGNEELTNDIPNVSEEATKDLDENGMIRIGAEVKPGDILIGKITPKGESDPTPEEKLLRAIFGDKAGDVKDASLKASPSLHGVVLDKKLFARAVKDKRKRTQDKDALGALEMEFETKFVELKDRLVEKLFLIVNGKTSQGVMNDLGEEVLPKGKKYTQKMLYAVEDFAHLSKGQWVADDATNKMVNDLIHNYKIKLNDLQGALRREKFTITVGDELPSGILKLAKIYIAKKRKLKVGDKMAGRHGNKGIVARIVRHEDMPFLEDGTPVDIVLNPLGVPSRMNIGQIYETVLGWAGMNLGRKFATPIFDGASLDQINALTDEANVPRFGHTYLYDGGTGERFAQKATVGVIYMLKLGHMVDDKMHARSIGPYSLITQQPLGGKAQFGGQRFGEMEVWALEAYGASSTLREILTVKSDDVIGRAKTYEAIVKGETMPEPGLPESFNVLMHELKGLGLDLRLEE